Proteins from one Fibrobacter sp. genomic window:
- a CDS encoding DegT/DnrJ/EryC1/StrS aminotransferase family protein produces MRNKFLVFGSPCIGQEEIDEVVDTMRSGWLGTGPKTHRLEKEFAEYIGMSSCVAVNSCTAALHLSMLAAGIGPGDEVIVPDITFCATANAVIHAGARPVFADISIPEMTISPDEIRRLITPRTKAVIPVHLYGNLADMDSIRKIADEHGLIIIDDAAHAIEAVYKNKKMGHLGDITCFSFYITKNMTTVEGGMVTSENQELLDKIKVYALHGMSKDAWSRFSDKGYKHYQVIMPGFKYNMTDLQASIGLHQLRKLESNLVRRREIWKIYDEELRELPVELPVIDEAEKRHARHLYTLRVKKESPLDRDQLIQALYEKNVGTGVHYTALHLHPYYSQTYNYKRGDFPVSELVGDTTLSIPLSAALTDDDVADVVKAVRECLQ; encoded by the coding sequence ATGCGTAATAAATTTCTGGTTTTCGGGAGTCCCTGCATTGGTCAGGAGGAGATAGACGAGGTAGTTGACACAATGCGCTCGGGGTGGCTTGGGACAGGCCCCAAGACCCATCGGCTGGAGAAGGAATTCGCCGAATACATCGGGATGAGCAGTTGTGTGGCGGTCAACTCCTGCACTGCTGCCCTTCATCTCTCGATGCTTGCTGCCGGAATCGGACCCGGTGATGAGGTGATAGTTCCTGATATCACTTTCTGTGCCACAGCCAACGCTGTGATCCATGCCGGGGCTCGTCCTGTTTTCGCGGATATCAGTATTCCTGAAATGACCATATCACCTGATGAAATAAGAAGGCTTATCACTCCAAGAACAAAAGCTGTCATTCCTGTTCATCTATACGGTAATCTGGCTGACATGGATTCGATACGGAAAATTGCCGATGAGCATGGTCTTATCATTATCGATGATGCTGCGCATGCAATCGAGGCTGTTTACAAAAACAAAAAGATGGGGCATCTTGGGGATATCACCTGCTTCAGTTTTTACATCACCAAAAACATGACCACTGTCGAAGGCGGCATGGTGACATCGGAAAACCAGGAGTTGCTCGATAAAATTAAAGTCTACGCCCTGCACGGGATGTCCAAAGACGCCTGGTCGCGTTTTTCAGACAAAGGATACAAACATTACCAGGTGATAATGCCTGGTTTCAAATACAACATGACCGATCTGCAGGCTTCGATCGGACTGCATCAGCTCAGGAAACTGGAGAGTAATCTGGTCAGGCGAAGGGAGATCTGGAAAATCTATGATGAGGAACTCAGGGAACTTCCGGTCGAACTTCCGGTAATAGATGAGGCGGAGAAAAGACATGCACGCCATCTTTACACCCTCAGGGTGAAAAAGGAATCTCCGCTTGACAGAGATCAGTTGATACAGGCGCTTTACGAAAAAAATGTCGGTACCGGTGTGCATTACACTGCACTTCATCTGCACCCGTATTACAGCCAGACATACAATTATAAACGGGGTGATTTTCCTGTTTCTGAACTGGTGGGGGATACCACACTTTCGATTCCGCTGTCGGCTGCTTTGACAGATGATGATGTGGCGGATGTGGTGAAAGCTGTCAGGGAGTGTCTGCAGTAG
- a CDS encoding Fe-S-containing hydro-lyase, translated as MKKITTPLTDENVRSLRAGEEVLLSGTIYTARDAAHKRLISLLDRKESLPLDLSGQILYYTGPTPSRPGRVIGSAGPTTSSRMDKYTPQLLSSTGLKGMIGKGSRSDDVIRSMGENCCVYFAAAGGAGALLAEHIEAAETVAYSDLGPEAIYKLGIRDFPLIVAIDCFGNNLYLEGPRRFRNSG; from the coding sequence ATGAAAAAAATCACCACCCCGCTTACCGATGAGAATGTCCGCTCCCTGAGAGCCGGCGAGGAGGTGCTTCTGAGCGGAACAATATACACTGCCAGGGATGCAGCACATAAGCGGCTTATCTCCCTTCTGGATAGAAAAGAGAGTCTCCCCCTTGACCTGTCCGGGCAGATCCTCTATTATACCGGTCCCACTCCATCCAGACCAGGCAGGGTGATTGGAAGTGCCGGTCCGACAACCAGTTCCCGGATGGACAAATACACCCCTCAGCTTCTCTCCTCAACCGGGCTTAAAGGGATGATCGGCAAGGGAAGCAGAAGTGATGATGTCATAAGGTCGATGGGGGAAAACTGCTGTGTTTATTTCGCGGCAGCAGGAGGTGCAGGGGCTCTGCTTGCAGAACACATAGAAGCAGCGGAAACTGTGGCCTACAGCGATCTTGGTCCGGAAGCTATTTACAAACTGGGAATCAGGGATTTTCCTCTCATAGTTGCGATCGACTGCTTCGGGAACAACCTTTACCTGGAAGGGCCCCGCAGGTTCAGAAACAGCGGGTAA
- a CDS encoding fumarate hydratase yields MSKVIQYSTIVAEVKKLCLQAAFFLPCDTLTALEQSLSREESTAGKSFLEQCLKNAALARSESLPLCQDTGSAIFFVSLGSGVSIEGGILPDAINEGVRAGYREGCLRKSIVKDPLFERVNTGDNTPALIHLDVVNGDSLTVTLLPKGGGSENMSALAMLKPSDGREGVIDFTVSTIIKAGGNPCPPVVAGVGLGGTADKAAFLAKKALLRPIGSPNPDSRYAEMEQEILTKINNSGIGPQGLGGRITALAVHIETFPCHLASMPVAVNLNCHSARKATFVL; encoded by the coding sequence ATGTCAAAGGTGATTCAATACAGTACCATCGTGGCGGAAGTGAAAAAACTCTGCCTTCAGGCGGCATTCTTTCTCCCCTGTGACACTCTGACCGCACTTGAGCAGTCCTTATCCAGAGAGGAATCCACTGCCGGAAAATCATTTCTTGAACAGTGTCTGAAAAATGCAGCACTGGCAAGGTCGGAATCATTACCGCTTTGTCAGGACACCGGCTCTGCAATTTTCTTTGTCAGCCTGGGATCAGGGGTTTCAATCGAGGGAGGAATTCTCCCGGATGCGATAAATGAGGGCGTAAGAGCAGGCTACAGGGAGGGATGCCTCAGGAAATCAATAGTCAAGGACCCTCTTTTTGAGCGGGTCAACACAGGTGACAACACACCTGCTCTGATTCACCTTGACGTAGTCAATGGAGACTCCCTCACCGTCACTCTCCTTCCCAAAGGCGGCGGTTCAGAAAACATGAGCGCGCTGGCGATGCTGAAGCCTTCTGACGGCAGAGAAGGTGTTATTGATTTCACTGTCTCCACAATCATCAAAGCCGGGGGGAATCCCTGTCCTCCGGTCGTTGCAGGAGTGGGACTGGGCGGAACTGCGGATAAAGCTGCTTTCTTAGCCAAGAAAGCACTTCTAAGGCCCATTGGATCGCCAAACCCCGACTCCCGCTATGCAGAGATGGAACAGGAGATTTTGACAAAAATAAACAATTCCGGTATCGGCCCCCAGGGTCTTGGAGGCAGGATAACCGCACTGGCCGTGCATATCGAGACCTTCCCCTGCCACCTGGCATCGATGCCTGTAGCTGTCAACCTTAACTGTCACTCAGCACGTAAAGCAACATTTGTTCTATAG